The following are encoded together in the Humulus lupulus chromosome 5, drHumLupu1.1, whole genome shotgun sequence genome:
- the LOC133778151 gene encoding formyltetrahydrofolate deformylase 1, mitochondrial-like — MILVRRVSLDVPKKLTGIANRSFKSLKIQGDSVDSPIPSTLTHGIHVFHCPDAVGIVARLSDCIASRGGNILGADVFVPEKKHVFYSRSEFIFDPAKWSRSQMDEDFLKLSKTFNAMKSVVRVSDQDPKYKIAVLVSKQEHCLVDLLHQWQDGRLPVDITSVISNHDRAPNTHVFRFLQRHGIPYHYISSTGDYKSEVEILKLVQDTDFLVLARYMQILSGDFLKKYGKDIINIHHGLLPSFKGGNPSRQAFDAGVKLIGATSHFVTEELDAGPIIEQMVERVSHRDNLQSFVQKSENLEKQCLSKAIKSYCELRVLPYQENKTVVF, encoded by the exons ATGATCCTTGTCCGAAGAGTATCGCTAGACGTCCCCAAAAAACTTACTGGAATTGCAAACAGGTCCTTCAAATCCTTGAAAATACAGGGAGACTCCGTCGATTCTCCAATTCCTTCCACTCTCACCCATGGAATCCACGTCTTCCATTGCCCA GATGCTGTGGGAATCGTGGCTAGGCTTTCGGACTGTATCGCTTCTAGAGGTGGAAACATACTTGGAGCCGATGTTTTTGTACCTGAAAAGAAGCATGTCTTCTACTCTAGAAG TGAATTTATTTTCGATCCTGCTAAATGGTCAAGATCGCAAATGGATGAAGACTTTCTTAAACTGTCAAAAACATTCAATGCTATGAAATCTGTTGTTCGGGTGTCGGATCAGGACCCTAAGTATAAGATTGCTGTTCTGGTTTCAAAGCAG GAGCATTGCCTGGTAGATTTGTTACATCAATGGCAAGATGGAAGACTTCCAGTAGATATAACTTCTGTAATAAG TAATCATGATAGAGCTCCAAACACCCATGTTTTTCGCTTTCTTCAAAGGCATGGTATTCCTTATCACTATATAAGTTCAACTGGGGATTATAAGAGTGAAGTAGAGATCTTGAAGTTGGTTCAGGATACTGATTTTTTAGTACTTGCCAGGTACATGCAG ATATTATCTGGTGATTTTCTGAAGAAATATGGAAAGGATATAATCAATATACACCATGGCCTTTTGCCATCATTCAAGGGTGGTAATCCATCTAGACAG GCTTTTGATGCGGGTGTGAAACTCATTGGTGCAACAAGTCACTTTGTGACTGAAGAACTTGATGCCGGGCCTATAATAGAACAGATG GTTGAGAGAGTTTCACACAGAGATAACTTGCAGAGCTTTGTGCAGAAATCAGAGAACCTCGAGAAACAATGTCTTTCAAAGGCGATAAAGTCGTACTGTGAGCTGCGAGTGTTACCATATCAGGAAAACAAAACTGTTGTGTTTTAA
- the LOC133778152 gene encoding VAN3-binding protein gives MSGSHSSVLRTTSLQGLMNLEENEDLQTASSMPAITQPKTPHEPMEFLSRSWSVSASEISKALAQKQKQFSVDKNPDTIRESGLPPLPGKGGKSAYSRSVMSIGKWFHTKETSISILKKKDKARIENARVHSALSIAGLAAALAAVAAEENSDFHGSKMRVALASATELLASHCIEMAEAAGADYDRVASVVRSAVDIQSPGDLVTLTAAAATALRGEAALRARLPKESRKNAAISPFEKGMTESKPQAVSCSPMEDESSLFVGDLIQVLPKGGLQWKRVTVHINENSHVIIKLKSKHVGGAFSKNIKCIVYGVCDEKSAWPYKRVRDSSEEVSFGLKTGQGLMEFKCKSKNHKQRWVDGIHSLLRKVSFNEESDCSLGFSQSM, from the exons ATGAGTGGAAGTCATTCTTCAGTTTTGAGGACTACTTCCTTACAAGGGTTAATGAATTTAGAGGAAAATGAGGATCTACAAACAGCTTCATCTATGCCTGCAATTACACAGCCAAAAACACCCCATGAACCTATGGAGTTCTTATCAAGATCATGGAGTGTTTCGGCTTCGGAAATTTCTAAGGCTCTTGCTCAAAAACAGAAGCAGTTTTCTGTTGACAAGAATCCTGATACAATTAGGGAATCAGGTCTTCCACCATTA CCAGGCAAGGGTGGAAAGTCTGCTTACTCTAGGAGCGTGATGTCAATTGGAAAATGGTTCCATACTAAGGAGACTAGCATTAGCATACTGAAGAAGAAAGACAAGGCTCGGATAGAAAATGCAAGAGTGCATTCTGCCTTGTCTATTGCTGGACTTGCGGCAGCCTTGGCTGCTGTGGCTGCAGAGGAAAACTCTGATTTTCATGGATCAAAAATGAGAGTGGCTTTGGCATCAGCCACAGAACTTTTGGCATCACATTGCATTGAAATGGCTGAGGCGGCTGGAGCTGATTATGACCGTGTGGCTTCAGTTGTTAGATCAGCAGTGGACATTCAAAGTCCTGGTGATCTGGTGACTCTTACGGCAGCTGCTGCAACTG CCTTACGGGGTGAAGCAGCTCTGAGAGCGAGATTGCCAAAGGAGTCCAGAAAGAATGCTGCTATAAGTCCTTTCGAAAAAGGAATGACTGAAAGTAAGCCACAAGCTGTTTCTTGTAGTCCAATGGAGGATGAAAGTTCTCTGTTTGTAGGGGATTTAATACAAGTTCTACCCAAAG GAGGTTTACAATGGAAGCGTGTTACTGTCCACATCAATGAGAATTCTCATGTCATAATCAAACTAAAAAGTAAGCATGTTGGAGGAGCCTTCTCCAAGAACATCAAAT GTATTGTTTATGGAGTCTGTGATGAGAAATCTGCATGGCCATACAAAAGAGTAAGGGATAGTTCAGAAGAAGTTAGTTTTGGGCTCAAAACTGGCCAAGGTCTTATGGAGTTCAAATGCAAAAGCAAGAATCATAAGCAGAGATGGGTTGATGGGATACATAGTCTTCTTCGTAAAGTCAGCTTTAATGAAGAGAGTGACTGCTCTCTGGGATTTAGTCAAAGTATGTGA